One genomic region from Spirochaetaceae bacterium encodes:
- a CDS encoding SpoIIE family protein phosphatase codes for MSTEQQPHKILVVDDEPDVEPLIRQRMRRDVRAGRYQFVFAHDGVEALEMLREHSDIDMVLSDINMPKMDGLTLLAQIPQVDPNLRCVIVSAYGDMDNIRTAMNRGAFDFVTKPLDFEDLKVTIERTLRRVAEWREALESRDRLVVLQNELDLASKMQQSILPTRFPGGTDFRIHGQMEPARAVGGDFFDIMKLDNGLVGVAIADVSDKGVPASLFMMSSRTLLKGAAVGRGAPGEVLQEVNNLLTEDNQGLMFVTVLYATFDPVTGAFTYANGGHNSPLLVRADGSSELLPLTGGVALGVMPDYPYAQSTMTLGPGEKLVMYTDGVTEAMNVAQEEFGVERLRAIFAGGAPEGSRATSQAVFDAVHAFAGDTAQSDDVTCLVLSRGEFDT; via the coding sequence ATGAGTACCGAGCAGCAGCCGCACAAGATTCTCGTGGTCGACGACGAGCCGGACGTCGAGCCGCTGATAAGGCAACGCATGCGGCGCGATGTCCGGGCCGGCCGCTACCAATTCGTGTTCGCCCACGACGGCGTGGAAGCCCTGGAGATGCTCCGGGAGCACAGCGATATCGACATGGTGCTGTCCGACATCAACATGCCGAAGATGGACGGCCTCACCCTGCTCGCGCAGATTCCGCAGGTCGATCCGAACCTGCGCTGCGTCATCGTCTCCGCGTATGGCGACATGGACAATATCCGCACGGCCATGAATCGCGGCGCGTTCGACTTCGTCACCAAGCCGCTCGACTTCGAGGATCTCAAGGTCACCATCGAACGCACGCTGCGCCGGGTCGCAGAGTGGCGGGAGGCGCTGGAGTCGCGTGACCGGCTCGTGGTGCTGCAGAACGAGTTGGATCTGGCCAGCAAGATGCAGCAGTCGATCCTGCCGACGCGGTTCCCCGGTGGCACGGACTTCCGGATCCACGGCCAGATGGAACCGGCGCGCGCCGTGGGCGGCGACTTCTTCGACATCATGAAGCTCGACAATGGGCTCGTCGGCGTGGCGATTGCCGACGTGTCGGACAAGGGCGTGCCCGCATCCCTGTTCATGATGTCCTCTCGCACCCTGTTGAAGGGGGCTGCCGTCGGGCGCGGGGCACCCGGCGAGGTGTTGCAGGAGGTCAACAACCTGCTCACCGAGGACAACCAGGGATTGATGTTCGTCACCGTGCTGTATGCGACCTTTGATCCGGTGACGGGGGCGTTCACCTATGCCAATGGCGGACACAACTCGCCGTTGCTGGTGCGCGCGGACGGCAGCTCCGAGTTGCTCCCGCTCACCGGCGGAGTGGCCCTCGGGGTGATGCCCGACTATCCCTACGCACAGTCCACCATGACGCTCGGGCCGGGCGAGAAGCTGGTCATGTATACCGACGGCGTGACCGAGGCGATGAACGTCGCCCAGGAGGAATTCGGCGTGGAGCGTCTGCGGGCGATCTTCGCCGGCGGCGCACCGGAGGG
- a CDS encoding MFS transporter: MPAPHIRRLFQTLFIPELLYTVGWGLILPVLPRLATSLSGSVAGAAGIVALVAVGTLVADIPAGVLAARWPQRTLTLAVLGALAVAGLLAAFGGSVLLLGAAALLLGAGRGTWMVTRMAVARETVPAHQRGRALATLGGMNRIGSFAVGPAVGGAVAELLGLWAPFAALSCLMILAGAAVLRWTPRRPPPAPARAGGWYHPVAIVRDHWPMLLRAGPAIIALNLIRAGRQLFIPLWGESIGLSVAEVGLAMSASGIADMLLFYPTGVVMDRLGRRWAAASSIAVMSLSLALMPLTGSFLSLLLIGILAGAGNGLGSGFLMTMGTDLAPKRGAGEFIGLWRLIGDVGTAGGPALIGAVAGILSLAVAGPVVGLFGFTGAALFIFSVKETLRRR; this comes from the coding sequence GTGCCCGCGCCGCACATCCGCCGCCTGTTCCAGACCCTGTTTATCCCGGAACTCCTGTACACCGTCGGCTGGGGGTTGATCCTCCCCGTCCTGCCGCGGCTGGCTACGAGCCTGAGCGGCAGCGTGGCCGGCGCCGCGGGCATCGTCGCGCTGGTGGCGGTCGGCACCCTCGTCGCGGACATCCCGGCCGGCGTCCTGGCCGCCCGCTGGCCGCAGCGTACGCTGACGCTTGCCGTGCTCGGCGCCCTGGCAGTCGCCGGCCTGCTGGCCGCCTTCGGCGGCAGCGTGCTGCTGCTCGGCGCCGCCGCGCTGCTGCTCGGGGCCGGGCGCGGCACCTGGATGGTGACGCGCATGGCGGTAGCGCGCGAAACGGTGCCGGCGCACCAGCGCGGGCGGGCGCTGGCCACGCTGGGCGGCATGAACCGGATCGGTTCGTTCGCCGTCGGTCCGGCGGTGGGAGGCGCGGTAGCCGAGCTGCTGGGCCTGTGGGCACCGTTCGCGGCGCTCTCCTGCCTGATGATCCTGGCCGGCGCCGCGGTGCTGCGCTGGACGCCGCGGCGGCCGCCGCCGGCGCCGGCGCGAGCCGGCGGCTGGTATCACCCGGTGGCGATCGTACGCGACCACTGGCCGATGTTGCTGCGCGCCGGTCCCGCCATCATCGCCCTCAACCTGATCCGGGCCGGGCGGCAACTGTTCATCCCGCTGTGGGGGGAATCGATCGGCCTTTCGGTGGCGGAGGTGGGACTCGCCATGAGCGCTTCCGGAATCGCCGACATGCTGCTGTTCTATCCCACCGGGGTGGTCATGGACCGCCTCGGGCGGCGCTGGGCGGCAGCCAGTTCGATAGCGGTCATGTCCCTGAGCCTGGCCCTGATGCCCCTTACCGGCAGTTTTCTGAGCCTGCTGCTGATCGGGATACTGGCCGGCGCGGGCAACGGGCTGGGCAGCGGGTTCCTGATGACCATGGGCACCGATCTTGCCCCCAAGCGGGGAGCCGGCGAGTTCATCGGTCTGTGGCGGTTGATCGGCGACGTGGGCACCGCCGGCGGTCCGGCGTTAATCGGGGCGGTGGCCGGCATTCTCTCGCTGGCGGTAGCCGGCCCGGTGGTGGGGCTGTTCGGCTTTACGGGGGCCGCGCTGTTCATCTTCTCCGTCAAGGAGACCCTGCGCCGCCGGTAA
- a CDS encoding carboxymuconolactone decarboxylase family protein: MNQDRSELSGGDAQPQGQERLPGFLDRVIADYPDVWQAYRMLGDAAAAAGPLDARSQRLVKLALAVGARSPGAVHSHARRALREGVPAAALLQVPLLAVSSIGWSAAMAALAWVRDVTDAPAS; the protein is encoded by the coding sequence GTGAATCAGGACCGGTCGGAGTTGAGCGGCGGCGACGCGCAGCCGCAAGGACAGGAACGGTTGCCCGGTTTCCTGGACAGGGTGATCGCCGACTACCCGGACGTGTGGCAGGCGTACCGGATGCTCGGCGATGCGGCAGCGGCGGCCGGTCCTCTCGATGCCCGCTCGCAGCGGCTGGTCAAGCTGGCCCTGGCGGTGGGCGCACGCTCGCCGGGCGCGGTCCACTCCCACGCGCGGCGCGCCCTGCGCGAGGGCGTCCCGGCGGCCGCGCTGCTGCAGGTGCCGCTGCTCGCGGTGTCGTCCATCGGCTGGTCCGCGGCCATGGCGGCGCTCGCCTGGGTGCGCGACGTGACCGACGCCCCGGCATCGTGA
- a CDS encoding DUF3179 domain-containing (seleno)protein translates to MRTNTGLRLPASFLAVLLAAALPAAAETAPATSGGELVGAFGQRFGPPPDYPDGDLDPATRADIESIITSISERRLDADALGRLKESGDPRILWFVADLLRFIGQREMETLNATFEELTGATLPRGDYNAIPDHLMAWDLPAFPGYRRLKGDLMTLIEPRWEPFFADEDSAIDWRLVAWGGVLMDDRSDAGPGRRCFRCIPALDNPPVTDAAGGSWYPDSALVFGLVINGEARAYPKNIMEVHEMVNDALGGRTFGMPYCTLCGSAQAYYTDDIKGFYPVLRTSGLLSRSNKFMYDLVTTSAVDTFTGRALSGPLHEAGVFLNQLTVVTSTWGAWKEAHPDTTIVAEDGGVPGHRYPTDPLRGRDDNGPIFPVGDVDQRLPVQERVLGVLGADGTAVAFPVANAVLALQAGAAVELGGVRVALDGSGIRAFIDDREAPSHEAFWFAWSQFHPGTLLWRRDTAG, encoded by the coding sequence ATGCGAACCAACACCGGACTCCGGTTGCCGGCGTCGTTCCTGGCCGTTCTGCTTGCCGCCGCCCTGCCGGCCGCCGCCGAGACAGCGCCCGCCACCTCCGGCGGAGAACTGGTCGGCGCTTTCGGGCAGAGGTTCGGTCCGCCGCCCGACTACCCGGACGGCGATCTGGACCCGGCGACGCGCGCCGACATCGAATCGATCATCACCAGCATCTCGGAGCGCCGGCTCGACGCCGACGCGCTCGGACGCCTCAAGGAGAGCGGCGATCCGCGCATCCTGTGGTTCGTGGCAGACCTGCTGCGTTTCATCGGCCAACGCGAGATGGAGACCCTGAACGCCACCTTCGAGGAGTTGACCGGGGCAACCCTGCCGCGCGGCGACTACAACGCCATACCCGACCACCTGATGGCGTGGGATCTGCCGGCGTTCCCCGGCTACCGACGGCTCAAGGGCGACCTGATGACGCTGATCGAACCGCGCTGGGAGCCGTTCTTTGCCGATGAAGACTCGGCGATAGACTGGCGGCTGGTGGCGTGGGGCGGCGTGCTGATGGACGACCGTAGCGACGCCGGCCCCGGACGGCGCTGTTTCCGCTGCATCCCGGCACTCGACAATCCGCCGGTTACCGATGCCGCCGGTGGGAGCTGGTATCCCGACTCGGCCCTGGTGTTCGGCCTGGTGATCAACGGCGAGGCGCGCGCCTATCCGAAGAACATCATGGAAGTGCACGAGATGGTCAACGACGCCCTGGGCGGACGCACCTTCGGCATGCCCTACTGCACCCTGTGCGGCTCGGCGCAGGCGTACTACACCGACGACATCAAGGGATTCTACCCGGTGCTGCGCACCTCCGGGCTGCTGTCCCGCTCCAACAAGTTCATGTACGACCTGGTCACCACCTCCGCCGTCGACACCTTTACCGGGCGCGCCCTGTCGGGGCCGCTGCACGAGGCCGGCGTGTTCCTCAACCAGCTCACCGTGGTCACCTCCACCTGGGGCGCCTGGAAGGAGGCGCATCCCGACACCACCATCGTCGCCGAGGACGGCGGCGTTCCCGGCCACCGCTATCCGACCGACCCGTTGCGCGGGCGCGACGACAACGGTCCGATCTTCCCGGTCGGCGACGTGGACCAGCGGCTGCCGGTGCAGGAGCGTGTGCTCGGCGTGCTCGGCGCGGACGGCACGGCGGTGGCGTTTCCGGTGGCCAACGCCGTGCTGGCCCTGCAGGCCGGCGCGGCGGTGGAGTTGGGCGGGGTGCGGGTCGCGCTCGACGGCAGCGGCATCCGCGCCTTCATCGACGACCGGGAGGCGCCGAGCCACGAGGCGTTCTGGTTCGCCTGGAGCCAGTTCCACCCCGGCACGCTGCTCTGGCGGCGAGACACCGCGGGATAG
- a CDS encoding aminopeptidase P family protein: MHANGSAPAPPAGRLAAVREWLRAQGEFDGLLLVRQENLEDFDLRYLTGFTGSSGFAVVTAADALFLTDVRYVEQAARQCPGWRIERHGRPATTELAAALAGAGLRRLAFDPAGLTVALCDELRAGLPGVTLHSAAGAVTALRERKDAAELAAIARACAISDAAFAQLLPLIRPGITERELARRLEELLYLRGADGIAFAAIAASGPNSALPHALPSAREIAPGDFITFDFGAAVAGYCADMTRTVVMGPASPRQRRLYETVRRVQSAGVAALRAGVRCSELDAAAKKGIEDAGYGEYPTHSLGHGVGLAIHEAPAMRPGSDDVLAPGHVVTVEPGIYIPGFGGVRIEDTVVIEAHARRVLTTTTRRLTELPLPR, from the coding sequence GTGCACGCAAATGGCTCCGCGCCGGCGCCGCCGGCAGGCCGCCTGGCCGCGGTGCGCGAGTGGTTGCGCGCACAGGGCGAATTCGATGGTCTCCTGCTCGTCCGCCAGGAGAACCTGGAGGACTTCGACCTGCGCTACCTGACCGGGTTTACGGGATCCTCGGGTTTCGCGGTGGTCACCGCCGCCGACGCGCTGTTTCTGACCGACGTGCGCTACGTGGAGCAGGCGGCCCGGCAATGCCCGGGGTGGCGGATCGAGCGGCATGGCCGTCCGGCGACCACGGAGCTGGCGGCCGCGCTGGCCGGCGCCGGCTTGCGCCGGCTGGCGTTCGATCCGGCCGGTCTCACGGTGGCGCTGTGCGACGAGCTGCGCGCGGGGCTGCCGGGAGTGACCCTGCACTCCGCCGCCGGAGCGGTGACCGCGTTGCGCGAGCGCAAGGACGCGGCAGAGCTGGCCGCCATCGCCCGCGCCTGTGCGATCAGCGATGCCGCGTTCGCACAGCTTCTCCCCCTGATCCGTCCGGGCATCACGGAGCGTGAACTGGCGCGCCGGCTGGAGGAGCTGCTCTACCTGCGCGGCGCCGACGGCATCGCGTTCGCAGCGATCGCGGCGTCAGGTCCCAACTCCGCGCTGCCGCATGCGCTGCCGTCGGCGCGCGAGATTGCTCCCGGCGACTTCATCACCTTCGACTTCGGCGCCGCCGTGGCCGGCTACTGCGCCGACATGACCCGCACCGTGGTGATGGGCCCGGCGTCGCCGCGCCAGCGGCGCCTGTACGAGACGGTGCGCCGGGTGCAGTCGGCCGGCGTCGCCGCGCTGCGCGCCGGGGTGCGCTGCAGCGAGCTTGACGCCGCTGCAAAGAAGGGGATCGAGGACGCCGGCTACGGCGAGTACCCCACGCACAGCCTCGGCCACGGCGTCGGCCTGGCGATCCACGAAGCGCCGGCGATGCGGCCCGGCAGCGACGATGTCCTCGCTCCCGGTCACGTGGTGACGGTGGAGCCGGGCATCTACATTCCCGGATTCGGCGGCGTGCGGATCGAAGACACGGTCGTGATCGAAGCACATGCGCGGCGCGTGCTCACCACCACGACACGTCGGCTGACCGAGCTGCCGCTGCCGCGTTGA